The Cumulibacter manganitolerans genome window below encodes:
- a CDS encoding DoxX family membrane protein, which produces MGLVRALARPMLAAPFVMGGINQLTKPAELGALARPFISRIAEPAGLPNDPELLVKANGALMITAGAGLATGVLRKPSAAALAASLVPTTLAAHSFWEMPDEKEKAVHRNGFFNNLGLLGGLILTIVDTEGKPGLLYRARMAKRGAGHSAKAARREAKHAARAARREAKIALLSAKDAVS; this is translated from the coding sequence ATGGGACTCGTTCGCGCCCTCGCCCGACCGATGCTCGCTGCGCCGTTCGTCATGGGCGGCATCAACCAGCTGACGAAGCCCGCCGAGCTGGGGGCGCTCGCGCGCCCGTTCATCTCCAGGATCGCCGAGCCGGCCGGGCTGCCGAACGACCCCGAGCTGCTCGTGAAGGCCAACGGCGCGCTGATGATCACCGCGGGAGCGGGCCTGGCCACCGGAGTCCTGCGCAAGCCGTCGGCCGCCGCGCTGGCCGCGTCCCTGGTGCCGACCACCCTCGCCGCGCACTCCTTCTGGGAGATGCCGGACGAGAAGGAGAAGGCCGTGCACCGCAACGGCTTCTTCAACAACCTCGGGCTGCTCGGCGGCCTGATCCTGACGATCGTCGACACGGAGGGCAAGCCGGGACTGCTGTACCGCGCCCGGATGGCGAAGCGGGGCGCGGGGCACTCTGCGAAGGCGGCCAGGCGCGAGGCGAAGCACGCCGCGCGTGCCGCGCGTCGCGAGGCGAAGATCGCGCTGCTGAGCGCGAAGGACGCCGTCTCCTAG
- a CDS encoding histidine phosphatase family protein gives MHDVDIHLVRHGQSTWNVERRLQGQTAHPPLTEAGRADAARAAATLDALVGGAAAQLVTSDLLRARQTAEVIAARLGITAVPDAGLREQHLGSLQGRLTSELVAEPVPDHLHISEIRHGGGESLADVHHRLSGLLERLLPHAPGHLILVTHGDTLRVARAVLAGCSHREVEWDVVPNGAVITVRAAVSPVTGISSAGGGIGLKSE, from the coding sequence GTGCACGACGTCGACATCCACCTCGTCCGCCACGGGCAGTCGACCTGGAACGTCGAGCGACGCCTCCAGGGGCAGACCGCCCACCCGCCGCTCACCGAGGCCGGCCGCGCGGACGCCGCCCGTGCGGCAGCGACGCTCGACGCCCTGGTCGGCGGAGCGGCGGCGCAGCTGGTCACCAGCGACCTGCTGCGCGCTCGCCAAACGGCGGAGGTCATCGCCGCCCGGCTCGGCATCACCGCGGTGCCCGACGCGGGCCTGCGCGAGCAGCACCTCGGATCCCTCCAGGGGCGGCTGACCAGTGAGCTCGTCGCCGAGCCGGTCCCCGACCATCTGCACATCAGCGAGATCCGCCACGGCGGCGGCGAGTCCCTCGCCGACGTCCATCACCGGCTCAGCGGGCTGCTCGAGCGATTGCTGCCGCACGCGCCGGGGCACCTCATCCTGGTGACGCACGGCGACACGCTGCGCGTGGCGCGCGCCGTCCTCGCCGGCTGCAGCCACCGCGAGGTGGAGTGGGACGTGGTGCCCAACGGGGCGGTGATCACCGTGCGCGCAGCGGTCTCTCCGGTGACCGGCATCTCCTCGGCCGGTGGCGGTATCGGCCTAAAATCGGAGTGA